A section of the Humulus lupulus chromosome 2, drHumLupu1.1, whole genome shotgun sequence genome encodes:
- the LOC133817807 gene encoding S-adenosylmethionine decarboxylase proenzyme yields the protein MADQVSAIGFEGFEKRLEVSFFEPGLFADPGGMGFRSLSKSQLDEILKPAECTIVSSLSNDQLDSYVLSESSFFVYPYKVIIKTCGTTKLLLSIPAILKLASSLSLAVRSVKYTRGNFIFPGAQSYPHRSFSEEVAVLDSYFGKLGLSSSAYMMGSPDQPQKWHVYSAHAELASLVFGSQQTGSVHTLEMCMTGLDRESASVFYKTQASSATGMTENSGIRKILPQSEICDFEFEPCGYSMNSIEGDAISTIHVTPEDGFSYASFETMGYDFEKVDLSQLLERVLVCFQPNEFSVALHSNVVNEDLVHKFPVHLKGYSVGEKNTEALGMGGSIIYYSFVKDAESASPRSILKRCWSEDEKDSGGESDEN from the coding sequence ATGGCCGATCAAGTTTCTGCAATCGGGTTTGAAGGCTTTGAGAAGAGGCTCGAAGTTTCATTTTTTGAGCCTGGACTCTTCGCTGATCCAGGGGGTATGGGCTTCCGATCTCTGTCTAAGTCTCAATTGGATGAGATTCTAAAGCCAGCTGAGTGCACTATTGTTTCTTCGCTGTCTAATGATCAACTTGATTCATATGTTCTCTCAGAATCTAGCTTCTTTGTGTACCCTTACAAAGTCATTATCAAAACTTGCGGGACTACTAAACTGCTACTCTCTATCCCTGCCATACTGAAGCTGGCTAGCTCCCTATCTCTTGCTGTAAGATCTGTGAAATACACTCGTGGGAACTTTATCTTTCCCGGTGCTCAGTCTTATCCCCACCGTAGCTTTTCAGAGGAAGTTGCTGTCCTCGATAGCTACTTTGGCAAGCTTGGTTTGTCCAGCAGTGCTTACATGATGGGCAGCCCTGATCAACCACAGAAGTGGCATGTGTACTCTGCCCACGCTGAATTGGCTAGCCTGGTTTTCGGTTCTCAGCAGACTGGGTCAGTGCATACTCTCGAGATGTGCATGACAGGTCTCGATAGAGAAAGTGCTTCTGTCTTTTACAAAACCCAAGCCAGCTCTGCCACTGGGATGACTGAGAATTCTGGAATCAGGAAGATTCTCCCCCAATCTGAAATATGTGATTTTGAGTTTGAGCCATGTGGCTACTCCATGAACTCTATTGAAGGGGACGCAATCTCTACTATCCATGTGACCCCGGAAGATGGGTTCAGCTATGCAAGCTTTGAAACGATGGGGTATGATTTCGAAAAGGTTGATCTGAGCCAGCTGCTTGAGAGGGTCTTGGTTTGCTTCCAGCCAAATGAATTCTCCGTGGCTCTGCACTCTAATGTTGTGAACGAAGACCTTGTACACAAGTTCCCAGTGCACCTGAAGGGCTACTCTGTTGGAGAAAAGAACACTGAAGCGCTCGGCATGGGTGGAAGTATCATCTACTACAGCTTTGTTAAGGATGCAGAGAGTGCATCTCCCCGGTCAATTCTGAAACGCTGTTGGAGCGAGGACGAGAAGGATTCAGGAGGTGAATCCGACGAGAATTAG